A stretch of Bombina bombina isolate aBomBom1 chromosome 2, aBomBom1.pri, whole genome shotgun sequence DNA encodes these proteins:
- the LOC128647070 gene encoding olfactory receptor 1019-like, which translates to MLNHTNIDGFIFNAFSNSKHLYALYFMLFMFLFLGTAVGNSLIILLSRLDSQLNTPMYFLLSNLSFMDICYSSTIIPQTLVIFLFEQSFISLPACFAQMYFFLSFAASESSILATMAYDRFVAICNPLRYSSIMNRDVCLQMAGCAWCIGFIYGGIHTVNTFKLPFCGSNVLNHFFCDIPPLLKISCIDTYFNEVSIFVIGGFLMLGCFILITVSYIKILFSVFKTPKGTARGKAFSTCVSHLIIVILFYGSGSLMYMRPKSIFFNDKEWLLSIFYTCITPFLNPIIYSLRNKDIHRAFIKLIINKLAHQHSIITK; encoded by the coding sequence ATGCTCAATCACACCAACATTGATGGGTTCATCTTTAATGCCTTTTCTAACAGCAAACATCTGTATGCTTTATATTTTATGCTCTTCATGTTCCTCTTCCTTGGTACAGCTGTGGGAAATAGTCTCATAATCCTTCTTAGCAGGTTAGATTCCCAGCTTAACACTCCTATGTACTTTCTTCTTAGCAATCTCTCCTTTATGGATATATGTTATTCTTCTACCATAATCCCACAAACATTGGTCATATTCCTGTTTGAGCAATCATTTATATCCCTCCCAGCATGCTTTGCACAgatgtatttctttctttctttcgctgCTTCTGAGTCTTCCATTCTGGCTACAATGGCTTATGACCGTTTTGTTGCTATTTGTAACCCATTAAGATATTCTTCCATTATGAACAGAGATGTTTGCCTCCAAATGGCAGGTTGTGCATGGTGCATTGGATTCATATATGGTGGAATTCACACTGTTAATACCTTTAAGTTGCCTTTTTGTGGATCCAATGTTCTTAACCACTTTTTTTGTGATATTCCTCCCTTGCTAAAGATATCCTGCATTGATACGTACTTTAATGAGGTGAGCATTTTTGTTATAGGTGGATTTCTAATGCTGGGATGCTTCATCTTAATAACTGTTTCATACATTAAGATTCTTTTTTCAGTTTTCAAAACACCAAAAGGGACTGCAAGGGGAAAAGCATTTTCTACCTGTGTTTCCCACTTAATTATTGTCATTCTTTTTTATGGCAGTGGTAGCTTGATGTATATGAGGCcaaagtctattttttttaatgataaggAGTGGCTCCTTTCCATATTCTATACATGTATAACACCCTTCCTGAATCCCATTATCTACAGCTTAAGAAATAAAGATATCCACAGAGCTTTCATTAAATTAATCATAAACAAACTTGCACATCAACATAGCATAATAACTAAATGA